ACCAGAGTAATAACTCATCAATATACATGAAATCCTGGTTATGTTTGAGGATATTTTGCGCCAGCCCTTTCGTAAGTAGTCTGAAGGAAGAACCTTCCCCCGGGGATTGAAGCAAAACCCGTGAGGATTTCTTGATAAAGTAACTTCCAAAATTTCTGAAAACAGAGTGTTGTTTCTTGCCAAAATATCCATACACAAGATCGGCATCGGTTTTGGCAAAGGATTGAATCAGTTTGGGGATTTCTTCCGGAGGAATCTGTAAATCATCATCAATTGTAATGATCAAATCAGCATTGGAATGTTCAAAACCGCAAAAAACCGCATTATGCTGGCCAAAATTCCTTGAAAGTCGAATGGCGGTTACTTCAGCCGGAAACTGCTCCTTAAGTTTACTTAATTTTTCCCAGCTCTGATCTTTGCTGCAATCATCAACAAAAACCATTTCAAAGCTTTTTCCAAGATTATCGAACACAGCTTTGGTACGTGAAAAAAGCAAATCAAGCGTTTCCTGGCTGTTATAAACCGGCACAACTACGCTATAATCAGGAGTATTCAATGAGGTCAGGGATTTATTTGTGGATGTCAGGGATGCAATTCATGAAGCTCAATGATTAATCTGAGAATTTCTGTCCTGAAGACATCTTCTAATCAGCCAAATTTATCATTATTTCATAAGATGTTAGGAGTTGAGCCTGAATCTTAATGAAATTGGAAAGCAACTTTAGTCTGTATGCTGTTATGCCGGAGCCTTCGCTTAACACAGAATGTGATGATTACTAAAAGAAACTACTGCTGCCAGGATGAGGTGCAAATTATTTTTTATCCTCCCCCAAGTACCAGGTTTGTACCTGTAATCCATGAAGAAGCATCAGAAACAAGAAATAATACTGCATTGGCTACATCTCCGGGTTCACCAAATCCCAGGGGCATCATTTTTTCAAATTTTTCCAGTACCTCTTTGGAAATGGTTTCTGCCGCTCCATCAACCATTGGGGTTTTCACGAAAGAAGGTGAAATACAGTTGGAACGGATGCCTTTTGGTGCCAGTTCTACAGCCAGAACTTTTGAGTATGCCTCTAATGCAGCTTTAGTACTACTGTATAAAGCGCCGCCAAAATATGGGAAACGGGTTGCAGTGGAGGATAGAAATACCAGTGAGGATTTGTTTCTGATTTTCTTTTTCTTCAATAAACGGGCTGTCAATAGTACAACTGATGTATAATTGATGCCGAAGAAAGAGTCTATTTCCGCCTGGGTAATAAATTTTACAGGTAAATGGCCGGTTATTCCGGCAGAAAAAACTACTCCATCCAATTCAGGAAGCAAATCCACAAGAGATGCCAGTTGTTCAGGAATAACCAGGTCTGCCTCCAGCATCTGATGCCCTGAACCTTCAAGTAATTCAAACGTTTCCTGAAGTCGATCCTTGTTACGACCGGTGATAATTAGGGACCCACCATGCTGACTCATCCTGATTGCAGTTTCTTTCCCGATTCCGGAAGAAGCTCCCGTAACCAGGATCGATTTGCCGTGAAGGTCAAAGGGTGCAGTCATTTCCTAAAAATTAGATGAATGAAATCAATATTCAATAACATCAGGGCAAACGACATGGTCTAATTCCATAGCAACACTACCCCATGAGAGGCCAACTCCAAATCCACAGGTTAGAAGCCTGACCTTACTACTGCTGATCTGTTCCTTTAGTTCGGAAACAATGGTTAAAGGAATTGAAGCAGAACTGGTATTCCCGTACTTCCTAATGGTATAAGGGACTTTCTCTTTCTCAACTTTTAGCATTTTCCTGATGGTTTCATTCATCAGTAAATTTGCCTGGTGAAAGACA
This genomic window from Bacteroidales bacterium contains:
- a CDS encoding SDR family oxidoreductase; the encoded protein is MTAPFDLHGKSILVTGASSGIGKETAIRMSQHGGSLIITGRNKDRLQETFELLEGSGHQMLEADLVIPEQLASLVDLLPELDGVVFSAGITGHLPVKFITQAEIDSFFGINYTSVVLLTARLLKKKKIRNKSSLVFLSSTATRFPYFGGALYSSTKAALEAYSKVLAVELAPKGIRSNCISPSFVKTPMVDGAAETISKEVLEKFEKMMPLGFGEPGDVANAVLFLVSDASSWITGTNLVLGGG
- a CDS encoding glycosyltransferase family 2 protein; the protein is MNTPDYSVVVPVYNSQETLDLLFSRTKAVFDNLGKSFEMVFVDDCSKDQSWEKLSKLKEQFPAEVTAIRLSRNFGQHNAVFCGFEHSNADLIITIDDDLQIPPEEIPKLIQSFAKTDADLVYGYFGKKQHSVFRNFGSYFIKKSSRVLLQSPGEGSSFRLLTKGLAQNILKHNQDFMYIDELLLWYTGNIAFVQVDHQKRTAKHSGYSTWKLMKLSFNIVIYYTAVPLRIMTYGGFILSVLSFFLAIRFIINKLIHDVPLGYTSLIVAILFSTSIIMLCLGMIGEYLTRIYKVQNKKPPYSIKKILK